The following proteins are encoded in a genomic region of Desulfosporosinus youngiae DSM 17734:
- the aguB gene encoding N-carbamoylputrescine amidase: MRKVNVAATQMSCSNSIDENIAKADSLVRKAAAQGAQIILLQELFETPYFCQKEKSQYYVYATELEQNKAVNHFKQVAKELQVVLPISFYEKKNYARYNSLAVIDAGGEVLGKYRKSHIPDGPGYEEKFYFNPGDTGFKVWNTRFGKIGVGVCWDQWYPEAARCMALMGAELLFYPTAIGSEPQDGSMDSKEHWQTCMLGHAAANLIPVIASNRIGVEEDDESIITFYGSSFIAGPQGKKVAEAGRTEESVLVAEFDLDQLETQRIEWGIFRDRRPDLYRIIASYDGEITIRETF, from the coding sequence TTGAGAAAGGTGAACGTAGCAGCTACTCAGATGAGTTGTTCGAACAGTATTGATGAAAACATCGCCAAAGCAGACAGCCTGGTAAGGAAGGCTGCCGCCCAAGGTGCTCAGATTATCTTATTGCAAGAGTTGTTTGAAACCCCGTATTTCTGTCAAAAGGAAAAATCTCAGTATTATGTCTATGCAACAGAATTAGAACAGAATAAAGCAGTCAACCATTTTAAACAAGTTGCTAAAGAACTTCAGGTAGTATTGCCGATCAGCTTCTATGAAAAAAAGAACTATGCACGCTATAATTCCCTGGCCGTTATAGATGCCGGCGGAGAAGTGCTTGGTAAGTATCGCAAAAGTCATATCCCGGATGGTCCGGGTTATGAAGAGAAGTTCTATTTTAACCCGGGAGATACAGGTTTTAAGGTCTGGAACACTCGCTTTGGAAAAATCGGTGTTGGGGTTTGCTGGGATCAGTGGTATCCGGAAGCCGCCCGCTGTATGGCCCTGATGGGGGCGGAGCTGCTTTTTTATCCGACGGCAATCGGATCAGAACCCCAGGATGGGTCTATGGATTCTAAAGAACATTGGCAGACCTGTATGCTGGGGCATGCCGCAGCGAACCTGATTCCGGTGATCGCTTCGAATCGGATCGGAGTTGAGGAGGATGATGAATCCATTATCACTTTCTATGGATCTTCCTTCATTGCAGGTCCGCAGGGGAAGAAAGTTGCTGAAGCCGGGCGCACGGAAGAAAGCGTACTAGTCGCCGAATTTGACCTGGATCAACTTGAGACGCAGCGAATTGAGTGGGGAATTTTCCGGGATCGCCGCCCTGATTTATACAGAATCATAGCCTCGTATGATGGTGAGATCACGATTAGGGAGACTTTTTAA
- a CDS encoding agmatine deiminase family protein: protein MYPKNLNYKMPPEWNRHRRTFISWPIKASMCYPEDYAAVCQGYAEIIKAIAEFEPVTVVVNPEELEALSHLFHNERIGFLPIEHNDAWLRDNGPTFLIHENEDLAGVNWKFNAWGGKYAPWDLDDQVAAKILDHVGLKRFDAPIVMEGGSFHVDGEGTLLTTEECLLNPNRNPELSKEQIEGELKKFLNIRKVVWLKNGLDGDETDGHVDNIACFAAPGKILLQVCEESGDENYKITQENLKILEGETDALGRPLEIIPIHQPPKLRDPLTNDRLTLSYLNFYFVNGGIILPVFGGEAKESDRLAVQVLSNTFPKRRIRTVNGMGIIREGGNVHCTTQQMPEGRN from the coding sequence ATGTATCCAAAAAATCTAAACTATAAAATGCCGCCGGAGTGGAATAGGCATAGGCGGACCTTTATTTCATGGCCCATAAAAGCTTCTATGTGTTATCCGGAAGACTATGCCGCAGTCTGTCAGGGGTATGCGGAAATTATTAAAGCTATCGCTGAATTTGAGCCTGTAACGGTCGTAGTGAATCCTGAAGAGTTGGAAGCGCTTTCTCATTTATTTCATAACGAGAGGATTGGATTCCTTCCGATTGAGCATAATGATGCGTGGCTGAGGGATAATGGCCCCACCTTTCTTATCCATGAGAATGAAGACCTGGCAGGGGTTAATTGGAAGTTTAACGCCTGGGGCGGTAAATACGCTCCTTGGGATTTAGACGATCAGGTGGCCGCAAAAATCTTGGACCATGTTGGATTAAAACGATTTGATGCCCCAATCGTTATGGAAGGGGGTTCCTTCCATGTGGATGGAGAAGGCACGCTGCTGACGACGGAGGAATGCCTCTTAAACCCCAATCGCAACCCTGAATTAAGCAAAGAACAGATTGAAGGGGAGTTAAAAAAGTTTCTCAATATCCGGAAAGTCGTTTGGCTGAAAAACGGGCTTGATGGGGATGAGACCGATGGTCATGTCGATAATATTGCCTGTTTTGCCGCTCCGGGGAAAATTCTCCTGCAGGTTTGTGAGGAGTCCGGGGATGAAAATTATAAAATTACTCAAGAGAATTTAAAAATACTAGAGGGAGAGACGGATGCCTTGGGAAGACCATTGGAAATTATCCCTATCCATCAGCCCCCAAAGTTAAGAGATCCGCTGACAAATGATCGTCTGACCTTGAGTTATTTAAACTTCTACTTTGTTAATGGAGGAATTATTTTACCCGTTTTCGGAGGGGAAGCGAAGGAGTCCGACCGGTTAGCGGTCCAAGTGTTGAGCAATACCTTTCCTAAACGGCGGATTCGCACAGTCAATGGCATGGGGATCATCCGCGAGGGTGGAAATGTTCATTGTACGACTCAACAGATGCCGGAAGGGAGGAATTAG
- a CDS encoding Rpn family recombination-promoting nuclease/putative transposase, whose amino-acid sequence MRQLIDLKIDYAFKLIFGKQGNEPILMAFLNAALKLPPENQITTVTLLNPELNKEYNYDKKSVMDIRAVTNEGINVNIEIQLANRHDMERRTLYYWAKMYTLQMREGMSYQELANTITINILDFNYIYQTRNYHSVFRLFEKDEGFELTEALEIHFIELPKLLVKWREGLVSPWEDLLARWLFLLEGSENEEILKTLEEIAMQDPVLNQAMEEWEKSSDDPKIREEYFDRRKAVLDEMAAVREAELRLREAIRQSKKEGREEEKEKVTKKLLEKGMDVKSISDITGMSEEEIKNLR is encoded by the coding sequence GTGAGACAGTTAATCGATCTAAAGATAGACTATGCTTTCAAGCTGATTTTTGGCAAGCAAGGTAATGAACCAATTCTTATGGCATTCTTAAATGCTGCACTTAAACTCCCGCCGGAGAATCAGATAACAACAGTTACCTTGTTGAATCCTGAACTGAACAAAGAATATAACTATGATAAGAAATCTGTGATGGATATTCGTGCAGTGACCAACGAAGGTATTAATGTCAATATTGAAATTCAGCTAGCCAATAGACATGACATGGAAAGGCGCACATTGTATTACTGGGCAAAAATGTACACCCTCCAAATGCGAGAGGGGATGTCTTACCAGGAATTGGCGAATACAATTACGATCAACATACTGGATTTTAACTACATCTATCAGACTAGAAATTACCATAGCGTATTTCGACTCTTCGAGAAAGACGAGGGGTTTGAATTAACCGAAGCGCTTGAGATACACTTTATAGAACTACCAAAACTTCTCGTAAAATGGAGAGAAGGGCTGGTTAGTCCATGGGAGGATTTGCTGGCGCGCTGGTTATTTTTATTAGAAGGCTCAGAGAACGAGGAAATTTTGAAGACATTGGAGGAGATTGCAATGCAAGACCCAGTGTTAAATCAAGCGATGGAAGAATGGGAAAAGTCAAGCGATGATCCAAAGATACGCGAAGAATATTTTGATAGGCGCAAGGCAGTCCTAGATGAAATGGCTGCGGTCAGAGAAGCTGAACTGAGGTTAAGAGAGGCAATAAGGCAGAGTAAAAAAGAAGGTAGAGAAGAGGAAAAAGAGAAAGTAACAAAAAAACTTCTTGAAAAGGGTATGGATGTTAAGTCAATCTCGGACATTACAGGCATGTCAGAAGAGGAGATAAAGAATTTAAGATGA
- a CDS encoding N-acetylmuramoyl-L-alanine amidase: protein MPYITQASPLAYSTERIAGQDRVETALKISQKGWTSAQAVILCEYNDYPDSIAATPFAVSLNAPILLTKGDSIDPRVVQELQRLSPQNVILLGGNACLQPAIGKELTDKLSINWERIGGFDRYETSVLLAKKLSSDSLILANGDNFPDALSAATFAGIKQIPIVLTSTKLPDSVIQYYQETAPQHLIVIGGEAVIPSEELTKRSFTVETRLAGYDRYGTNAEVVSHMKETYQSNDLFLASGITFPDAVAGTVLASKFKAPLLLAEVNDIPPSVYAIMRQHMKVEPPAPVQTPSNNTNPRLNQGKITASGGLNLRETPSSTGNVLTTIPEGTMIDLSDKQDQWYKTTYQAKTGWVSANYLSVTSIKGITKASGGLNLRETPSSTGNVLVTIPKDTSVELLEQQGQWYKTTYKSKTGWISADYVTIAANNEPSSSDNSNSAPTIDLSVNGQVYILGGTGIISAAAQTIIEGKTSSKYPDNLKDFPPLPSEIKKPEPPPPSRGEDEEPPPAEDPKDDPPVTTYDPSTEVLINPFEKVPANALSGKTIMIDPGHGGPDTGAIGPTKTYEKDNNLAIAFALDETLRNAGATVIFTRTKDVSLCANNHTEAEDLQTRVNLANESKADLFISIHNDASLNRDVQGTSTYYSADNPQKNESLHLANSIQSAVIDTIKTNNRGPKEGRLYVLRYTTMPSVLVETAFISNPYEEARLQNPTFRKNVANAILIGIYNYYKNPLPEA, encoded by the coding sequence ATGCCTTACATAACCCAAGCAAGCCCCTTGGCTTATTCAACAGAGCGTATCGCTGGACAAGACAGAGTTGAAACAGCTCTTAAAATATCTCAAAAAGGATGGACCTCAGCTCAAGCGGTTATTTTATGCGAATATAACGATTATCCGGATTCCATCGCGGCAACCCCTTTCGCTGTAAGCTTAAATGCTCCTATTCTGCTGACCAAAGGAGACTCCATTGACCCGCGGGTTGTTCAGGAATTGCAGCGCTTATCCCCGCAAAACGTTATTCTTCTGGGCGGGAATGCATGTTTGCAACCTGCCATTGGAAAGGAACTCACGGATAAATTGTCGATAAACTGGGAACGCATCGGGGGATTTGACCGGTATGAGACATCCGTACTCCTTGCCAAAAAGCTATCCAGCGATTCCTTGATTCTGGCCAACGGCGATAATTTCCCGGATGCTCTATCTGCAGCAACCTTTGCCGGCATAAAGCAGATCCCCATCGTTCTTACCTCAACTAAGCTTCCGGATTCTGTGATTCAATACTATCAGGAAACTGCCCCTCAGCACTTAATCGTAATCGGGGGGGAAGCTGTCATTCCTTCCGAAGAATTAACAAAACGCAGCTTCACCGTTGAAACTCGCCTGGCAGGCTATGACCGTTACGGAACGAATGCCGAAGTTGTCTCTCACATGAAAGAAACTTACCAATCAAATGACCTTTTCTTAGCTTCCGGTATCACATTTCCGGACGCTGTAGCGGGTACTGTTCTTGCTTCTAAATTCAAGGCTCCCCTTTTACTTGCGGAAGTAAACGATATCCCGCCCTCAGTCTATGCCATTATGCGCCAGCATATGAAAGTAGAACCTCCGGCTCCGGTCCAAACCCCAAGTAATAATACCAATCCCCGGCTTAATCAAGGAAAAATCACGGCTTCAGGGGGCTTAAACCTCAGAGAAACCCCCTCCTCCACGGGAAACGTGCTTACCACCATTCCGGAAGGAACCATGATTGATCTTAGCGATAAGCAGGACCAATGGTACAAAACAACTTATCAAGCCAAAACCGGCTGGGTATCTGCCAATTATCTCAGTGTGACATCCATAAAGGGGATCACCAAGGCTTCAGGTGGGCTAAACCTTCGGGAAACCCCTTCCTCCACAGGAAATGTGCTTGTCACGATCCCAAAGGATACCTCTGTTGAGCTTCTCGAACAGCAAGGCCAATGGTACAAGACAACCTATAAATCGAAAACAGGCTGGATCTCCGCTGACTATGTAACTATCGCGGCGAACAACGAACCTTCTTCGTCAGACAACAGCAATTCTGCGCCCACCATTGATCTATCCGTTAATGGTCAGGTTTATATTTTAGGCGGAACCGGGATTATCAGTGCTGCCGCCCAAACTATTATTGAAGGAAAAACCTCTTCAAAATACCCGGACAATCTGAAGGACTTTCCCCCGCTCCCTTCAGAAATAAAGAAACCGGAACCTCCTCCTCCTTCAAGAGGAGAGGATGAAGAGCCTCCTCCTGCCGAAGACCCCAAAGATGATCCTCCTGTAACAACCTATGATCCTTCTACAGAAGTTCTTATCAATCCCTTTGAAAAAGTTCCCGCTAATGCCTTGTCAGGTAAGACCATAATGATTGACCCTGGTCATGGCGGACCGGATACGGGAGCTATCGGCCCTACGAAAACTTACGAAAAAGATAACAACTTAGCCATAGCCTTTGCTTTGGACGAAACTTTAAGAAATGCGGGAGCAACCGTTATCTTTACTCGAACTAAGGATGTCTCACTCTGTGCAAACAACCACACAGAAGCCGAAGACCTCCAAACCCGGGTAAACTTAGCCAATGAATCAAAGGCAGATCTATTCATAAGTATCCATAATGATGCGAGTCTTAATAGGGATGTTCAAGGCACTTCAACCTATTATTCTGCGGATAATCCTCAAAAAAATGAGAGCCTGCATCTTGCCAATAGCATTCAATCTGCTGTCATCGACACGATCAAAACAAACAACCGCGGACCCAAAGAAGGCAGATTATATGTTTTACGCTATACAACCATGCCCTCTGTCTTGGTTGAAACCGCCTTTATATCCAATCCCTACGAAGAAGCAAGGCTGCAGAACCCGACCTTCCGCAAAAATGTTGCCAATGCCATTCTGATTGGAATTTACAACTATTATAAAAACCCCTTGCCAGAGGCATAA
- the ilvN gene encoding acetolactate synthase small subunit, with the protein MKHTLAVLVENKPGVLTHISGLISRRAFNIESIAAGYTEEPDTTRITIVVEGDEIEQEQVVNQLSKLVDVIKISDLTAVESIQRELALIKVKASMATRSDIINIVEIFRASIVDVNRETMVIELSGDETKIDALCQVLEEDHGIIEIARTGKIALSRGPIPAKDQ; encoded by the coding sequence ATGAAGCATACACTCGCAGTATTAGTAGAAAATAAACCGGGGGTATTGACCCATATTTCCGGACTTATTAGCCGTCGGGCCTTTAATATTGAAAGTATCGCTGCCGGGTACACGGAGGAACCGGACACCACCAGAATCACGATTGTGGTCGAGGGGGATGAGATAGAGCAGGAACAAGTTGTCAATCAGCTGTCTAAATTAGTGGATGTTATTAAAATAAGTGATCTGACGGCAGTAGAGTCGATTCAGCGTGAGTTAGCCTTAATTAAGGTTAAAGCAAGTATGGCGACACGTTCAGATATTATTAATATTGTCGAGATTTTTCGAGCGAGTATTGTTGATGTTAACCGGGAGACGATGGTTATCGAATTGTCCGGGGATGAAACAAAGATCGATGCCTTATGCCAAGTCCTCGAAGAGGATCACGGAATTATTGAAATCGCACGTACGGGTAAGATCGCGCTTTCACGGGGACCAATTCCGGCGAAAGATCAGTAA
- the ilvB gene encoding biosynthetic-type acetolactate synthase large subunit yields the protein MIITGAEAIIESLKNEKVDVVFGYPGGAVLTLYDALYQADFRHILTKHEQGAVHAADGYARATGKVGVVIATSGPGATNLVTGIATAYMDSIPLVAITGQVAVPLIGRDSFQEADIRGITTPITKHNYLVKKAEDLPAALKEAFYIARTGRPGPVVVDIAKDVFAASFDYQYPQEVKLRGYRPVYAGDTEVIERVFAEMKSAQKPLIFVGGGVNLSDSAEELKDLIEQTGFPVISSLMGLGCLSYDHPQFLGMVGMHGTYAANMATTECDLLLGIGVRFDDRVTGLLSEFAAKAKIVHFDIDPAEINKNVLAHIRVIGDIKWSMPALTQQVKAVSGELKEQVRSWLEKVQNWYREKPLTYVRGTDLVMPQAVVEKVSQLTQGDAVIVTDVGQHQMWVAQFYGFKNPRSLLTSGGLGTMGYGLPAALGAQCGLPDKPVILFVGDGGVMMNCQEFATAAEYHFPVKVLILNNQCLGMVAQWQRMFYGGRYSQTNLKGSPTDFVKLAEAMGVAGLRVTKPEELGKIIEQALAIPGPVVVDIQIPEVLDVFPMVPAGACLDQMMLGGLEG from the coding sequence TTGATTATTACCGGAGCAGAGGCGATTATTGAATCCCTGAAAAACGAAAAGGTCGATGTAGTGTTTGGTTATCCCGGCGGGGCAGTGTTAACACTTTATGATGCTTTATATCAAGCGGACTTTAGACATATCCTCACTAAGCATGAACAAGGAGCGGTTCATGCCGCCGATGGTTATGCCAGGGCAACGGGAAAAGTCGGAGTTGTTATTGCCACCTCTGGCCCGGGGGCAACCAATCTGGTGACAGGAATTGCCACAGCCTACATGGATTCTATTCCTTTAGTGGCGATTACAGGACAAGTTGCTGTTCCTCTGATCGGAAGGGATTCCTTTCAGGAGGCCGATATCCGGGGGATTACGACTCCTATTACGAAACATAATTATTTAGTTAAGAAGGCCGAGGATTTACCGGCTGCACTTAAAGAAGCCTTTTATATCGCCCGAACAGGCAGACCAGGGCCCGTTGTTGTTGATATTGCGAAAGATGTCTTTGCCGCTTCCTTTGATTATCAATATCCGCAGGAAGTTAAGCTGCGCGGTTATCGTCCTGTTTACGCAGGGGATACTGAGGTGATCGAAAGGGTTTTTGCGGAAATGAAATCTGCTCAAAAGCCGCTGATTTTTGTAGGAGGCGGGGTCAATCTGTCAGATTCTGCTGAGGAGTTAAAAGACCTGATTGAACAGACCGGCTTTCCGGTTATTTCGTCGTTAATGGGTTTAGGGTGTCTTTCTTATGATCATCCTCAGTTCTTAGGCATGGTTGGAATGCATGGGACTTATGCAGCTAATATGGCTACGACGGAATGTGATTTGCTCCTTGGAATAGGAGTCCGCTTTGATGATAGAGTGACCGGACTTCTGAGCGAATTTGCGGCAAAGGCTAAAATTGTTCATTTCGACATCGATCCGGCGGAAATCAATAAAAACGTTTTAGCCCACATACGTGTGATCGGAGATATAAAATGGTCAATGCCGGCCTTAACCCAACAAGTTAAGGCGGTTTCCGGCGAGCTTAAGGAACAGGTTCGATCCTGGCTGGAGAAAGTACAGAACTGGTATCGGGAGAAGCCTTTGACCTATGTGCGGGGCACTGACCTTGTTATGCCCCAGGCGGTCGTCGAAAAGGTTAGCCAATTGACTCAAGGGGATGCTGTAATTGTTACAGATGTCGGGCAGCATCAGATGTGGGTTGCCCAATTCTACGGTTTTAAAAATCCCCGTTCCCTGCTCACCTCAGGCGGGCTTGGCACAATGGGCTATGGCCTGCCTGCAGCCTTAGGCGCGCAATGCGGATTGCCGGATAAGCCGGTTATCCTCTTTGTTGGCGATGGGGGAGTTATGATGAATTGCCAGGAGTTTGCTACGGCCGCGGAATATCATTTTCCGGTCAAAGTTCTTATCCTGAATAATCAATGTTTAGGTATGGTTGCTCAGTGGCAGAGGATGTTTTATGGAGGGCGCTATTCCCAGACCAATCTTAAAGGGTCCCCGACCGACTTTGTGAAATTAGCTGAGGCTATGGGGGTGGCTGGTCTAAGGGTGACCAAGCCGGAGGAACTAGGAAAGATTATTGAACAGGCCTTGGCTATTCCGGGTCCAGTGGTCGTGGATATTCAGATTCCGGAAGTATTGGACGTCTTCCCTATGGTTCCGGCAGGTGCATGTTTAGATCAGATGATGCTAGGAGGATTAGAAGGATGA
- a CDS encoding benzoate/H(+) symporter BenE family transporter has translation MSSRIGDLNNKTVAAGIASGLLAITGPPVIILEAAAKGNFTMTQTILWMFSVYVFGGIYSIVIPLYYRMPIVGAHSITGVAFLATVTTQFTYHQLIGSYIFAGLLMLLIGYLGVFSKLLEYVPKQIISVMLAGMITKYMVSFVTSLHHFPLVSGVSLLTYFIFSKWNQRIPPMVAAIGTGFVLLILTQPLNNVGLVSEFVLPAPQLPVFDPLSLFSVSIPLALLILSNDAAVGIGALEQNDYPPPVNQVIIFSGIFSIITSFFGGQSANIAGMMTAICSDNEAGPKEKRYMGAVVSGIIILLFGLFAWKLVPWIQALPSEFVAMLVGFALLGVFGNSLSVGFSKPTMKLSAAFTFVIAVSNITIFNVSAPVWALIMGTLIARFVEKN, from the coding sequence ATGAGTAGCAGAATAGGGGACCTTAATAATAAAACTGTGGCTGCCGGAATTGCATCAGGACTTTTAGCGATCACTGGCCCGCCTGTCATTATCCTGGAAGCTGCGGCCAAGGGTAACTTTACAATGACTCAGACCATCCTTTGGATGTTCTCGGTCTATGTATTTGGCGGAATCTATAGTATTGTGATTCCGCTGTATTATCGCATGCCTATCGTGGGTGCCCATTCGATTACAGGTGTTGCTTTTCTGGCGACGGTCACGACTCAGTTTACGTATCATCAGTTAATCGGTTCTTATATTTTTGCCGGGCTGTTGATGTTGCTGATTGGATACCTGGGAGTGTTTTCCAAGCTCCTGGAATATGTGCCTAAACAAATCATTTCTGTGATGTTAGCAGGAATGATTACAAAGTATATGGTTAGTTTTGTCACATCACTCCACCATTTCCCTCTGGTTAGCGGAGTGTCTCTTCTCACCTACTTTATTTTCAGCAAATGGAATCAGCGAATTCCTCCAATGGTTGCGGCCATCGGGACAGGATTTGTGCTCTTGATTTTGACGCAGCCTTTAAATAATGTTGGCTTGGTATCAGAGTTTGTTCTTCCGGCTCCTCAGCTCCCTGTATTTGATCCCTTAAGTTTATTCTCCGTTTCAATTCCTCTTGCCTTACTTATCTTGAGCAATGATGCGGCGGTTGGGATTGGGGCCCTGGAACAGAATGACTATCCCCCGCCTGTGAACCAGGTTATAATCTTCAGTGGTATTTTTTCAATAATAACCAGCTTTTTCGGAGGGCAATCAGCAAATATTGCAGGAATGATGACTGCGATTTGTTCAGATAATGAAGCGGGCCCCAAGGAGAAACGCTATATGGGAGCAGTCGTCTCAGGGATCATCATTCTTTTGTTTGGCTTATTCGCCTGGAAGCTGGTTCCCTGGATTCAAGCCCTGCCATCGGAGTTTGTAGCAATGCTTGTTGGTTTTGCCTTGCTGGGTGTGTTTGGAAATAGCTTGTCTGTGGGCTTCTCAAAGCCAACTATGAAATTGAGCGCGGCATTTACCTTTGTCATCGCTGTGTCTAACATTACCATCTTTAATGTTAGTGCACCGGTATGGGCTTTGATTATGGGTACCTTGATTGCCCGCTTTGTTGAGAAAAATTGA
- a CDS encoding (deoxy)nucleoside triphosphate pyrophosphohydrolase: protein MNYIKDTSYLLRKGEGKIKEVTAAVILKDNCVLIAQRSAGDKLAGKWEFPGGKTEPGETPQECLKREIKEELEVDIEVLNFFAESIYTYQSGTIKLMAFWCKWIAGDLTLKVHSKIVWVKRSELNLYDFAPADIPLAEKLRQLLSLESQSLESKILGDSAHE, encoded by the coding sequence ATGAACTATATTAAAGACACAAGCTATCTCCTCAGAAAGGGTGAGGGAAAAATTAAAGAAGTAACAGCAGCAGTTATCCTAAAGGACAATTGTGTCTTGATTGCCCAACGGTCGGCCGGTGATAAATTAGCAGGCAAATGGGAGTTTCCGGGCGGCAAGACGGAACCCGGCGAGACTCCGCAGGAATGCTTGAAACGCGAGATCAAAGAAGAATTAGAGGTTGACATCGAGGTGTTGAATTTCTTTGCTGAGAGCATTTATACATATCAAAGCGGGACCATCAAACTAATGGCCTTTTGGTGCAAGTGGATTGCGGGTGACTTAACTTTAAAAGTCCACAGCAAAATTGTATGGGTTAAACGGTCCGAATTGAACCTATATGACTTTGCCCCCGCGGATATTCCGCTGGCAGAAAAACTAAGGCAATTATTAAGCTTGGAATCTCAAAGCTTAGAAAGTAAAATATTAGGAGATTCGGCGCATGAGTAG